The DNA segment AGTTTCTCTAGCCATGCTGGATATTTTAACTGCTCCACATCATAGCCCAGCTTTAAAGCGTTGTGGTAATCGCTAATTCCCAAATAGCCATGTAGCAGAAATCCTAACCAATCAGCTTGATGCAGAAAATATCTCGCCTGACTAAAACTAGGTTGTTGCATCATCCACAACAATTTAGCCAAGCTAGAAGTGGCGCTTAAAACATTATGATGCGCTGGTGCAATATTTCTCAACTGCTCCAACACCACTGCTCCCCGTGCATCGTTGTACAGTAAAGGTGCATCTACAGGCTTACCAGCAGCATCAGTCAGCAAGACCGTAGATGAAGTACCATTAATAGCGATCGCCTTGACTTCTCGGCGCAATTTCTCAGGTATTTGTGCCAGTAGTGTGAATAAAGCCGTCTCCCAAACAGTTGCTAAATCAGAAACAGCCTCATCTGGCCAAGGATACTTGATTTCTGCCTGGGTGCAGGCTTCATGATTAATCACCACACCCCTAACGCCAGAAGTACCAAAATCGATCCCCAAATAAAAATCCATAATTTATCAATTTTTTTGAAAATGCCTACCGATTAACCACGGCTTTTGTTGCATCTTGTTACAAGATATTCCACATTCTTGGCAAAACAGTGAAAAGTAGTAAACGAACTGTTCAATATTGATTTGAAGCTCAGGAGAGTTCCGACCATGCCTATATCCGATACTCAAGTGTACATTGCTCTAGCTGTAGCCCTGATTCCAGGAATTCTGGCTTGGCGTTTAGCAACAGAACTTTACAAGTAACGCTACGTTCTGAAATGTAAGTGGGGCATATTCAAAATAGCCCCACCCTCAAACAACAATCAGGCTAATACCGCATGGCGTTCGTCAAAAGGTTTTTCTTTGGGGATTTTGAACTTTTTCAAATGGTATGCCCATTTACGCCAGGCGGTAATAGTCCTGTTGTATGTACAATTCCAAAATAGAGCGCGGCCAGCAGCAACAAATCAAGTCGCCGCTATTTTTATATGCTTAAAAGTATATATAATAACTATTTATTTGTGGTAATTGCGTAATCTGTGAGCAAAAAGCTGGCAGAAATAACATGGCGACTACAAATATTTTTTGAGTACAATGAAATGCCTCTAAATTTCCTAGACAGAGGAAAACCTCGGTTATCTATTCATAAATATCACCACAACTCGGATTTGACATAATCTTTTAAAAGAATAATAATCGGGCAAAGCGGGTGCTGGTAACTGAATACCAGAAGCTTTTGAATACCAGATACTTACGTAGTTTACGTTAGTTTTTAACTTTTAACATACGTGTAGCAATTTGGGAAAAATGAAGTAATATGACAGCTAAATCAAGATGTTATCAGTGCCAGTGTGCTTTCTATGATGTTGCAATTTAATCAGTAAGGTTCTATTTAGCATAATGAACGCGAGTCAACCGTCTAGACCACCGCTACAACCTCTACAAAAACGCCGGGCTGTTCCTCGACCAAAACGGCATCTTCGTCAACGTTCTTACCA comes from the Nodularia sp. NIES-3585 genome and includes:
- the psaM gene encoding photosystem I reaction center subunit XII; the encoded protein is MPISDTQVYIALAVALIPGILAWRLATELYK